One window of the Populus nigra chromosome 4, ddPopNigr1.1, whole genome shotgun sequence genome contains the following:
- the LOC133690503 gene encoding RGS1-HXK1-interacting protein 1-like isoform X2: MPTDAESPSPEEKPSTHLPPRPTAETDLTSILKSKALEETAPWIDNALQHALIYQKTIQDSLDIAIESSKSRFSEIITTSQAHFSQTIDSLQYVTSEIGVYEDKLFGKAKEGINVAASHPLITSAVAVGLGFVVLKRPRRILYYKTLRLFTSEEALLSQADAKVKELRQSISLLKAESEKLERRASLAEEELIRGRTKLRQAGKQIQGVIRSAYKIERQATGLRDILCELPRAEASKFRSQVSSLASEAKQERNALSKEVAKISNHGISV, encoded by the exons ATGCCGACGGACGCAGAATCACCATCACCGGAGGAGAAGCCAAGCACCCATCTGCCACCGCGACCAACAGCAGAAACGGATTTGACTTCGATACTAAAATCGAAAGCTCTAGAAGAAACCGCGCCATGGATCGACAACGCCTTGCAACATGCTCTTATTTACCAAAAAACCATCCAAGATTCACTCGACATCGCCATTGAATCTTCAAAATCTCGCTTCTCTGAAATCATCACAACTTCCCAGGCTCATTTTAGCCAAACAATT GATTCTTTGCAATATGTTACGTCAGAGATTGGTGTTTATGAGGATAAATTATTTGGCAAGGCTAAAG agggaATTAATGTTGCAGCTTCCCATCCGTTGATTACCAGTGCGGTTGCCGTTGGCTTGGGATTCGTAGTTCTTAAAA GACCAAGACGCATTTTGTACTACAAGACCTTGCGCCTTTTTACGAGTGAAGAG GCCTTGCTTTCCCAAGCTGATGCTAAAGTCAAGGAATTGCGACAGTCGATTAGCCTCTTGAAGGCTGAAAGTGAGAAGTTGGAG aGGAGAGCATCATTAGCAGAAGAAGAATTGATCCGGGGAAGGACAAAGCTCAG GCAAGCAGGGAAGCAGATCCAAGGTGTAATTCGCTCAGCTTATAAGATCGAACGACAAGCTACGG GGTTGAGGGATATCCTTTGTGAATTGCCTAGAGCAGAAGCATCTAAATTCCGGTCTCAA GTTTCCAGCCTTGCATCTGAGGCAAAGCAAGAAAGGAATGCTTTGTCCAAGGAGGTCGCAAAAATCAGTAACCATGGAATTTCAGTCTGA
- the LOC133690503 gene encoding uncharacterized protein LOC133690503 isoform X1, with amino-acid sequence MPTDAESPSPEEKPSTHLPPRPTAETDLTSILKSKALEETAPWIDNALQHALIYQKTIQDSLDIAIESSKSRFSEIITTSQAHFSQTIDSLQYVTSEIGVYEDKLFGKAKEGINVAASHPLITSAVAVGLGFVVLKRPRRILYYKTLRLFTSEEFQPYCLSQALLSQADAKVKELRQSISLLKAESEKLERRASLAEEELIRGRTKLRQAGKQIQGVIRSAYKIERQATGLRDILCELPRAEASKFRSQVSSLASEAKQERNALSKEVAKISNHGISV; translated from the exons ATGCCGACGGACGCAGAATCACCATCACCGGAGGAGAAGCCAAGCACCCATCTGCCACCGCGACCAACAGCAGAAACGGATTTGACTTCGATACTAAAATCGAAAGCTCTAGAAGAAACCGCGCCATGGATCGACAACGCCTTGCAACATGCTCTTATTTACCAAAAAACCATCCAAGATTCACTCGACATCGCCATTGAATCTTCAAAATCTCGCTTCTCTGAAATCATCACAACTTCCCAGGCTCATTTTAGCCAAACAATT GATTCTTTGCAATATGTTACGTCAGAGATTGGTGTTTATGAGGATAAATTATTTGGCAAGGCTAAAG agggaATTAATGTTGCAGCTTCCCATCCGTTGATTACCAGTGCGGTTGCCGTTGGCTTGGGATTCGTAGTTCTTAAAA GACCAAGACGCATTTTGTACTACAAGACCTTGCGCCTTTTTACGAGTGAAGAG TTTCAACCCTATTGCTTGTCACAGGCCTTGCTTTCCCAAGCTGATGCTAAAGTCAAGGAATTGCGACAGTCGATTAGCCTCTTGAAGGCTGAAAGTGAGAAGTTGGAG aGGAGAGCATCATTAGCAGAAGAAGAATTGATCCGGGGAAGGACAAAGCTCAG GCAAGCAGGGAAGCAGATCCAAGGTGTAATTCGCTCAGCTTATAAGATCGAACGACAAGCTACGG GGTTGAGGGATATCCTTTGTGAATTGCCTAGAGCAGAAGCATCTAAATTCCGGTCTCAA GTTTCCAGCCTTGCATCTGAGGCAAAGCAAGAAAGGAATGCTTTGTCCAAGGAGGTCGCAAAAATCAGTAACCATGGAATTTCAGTCTGA